A part of Desulfobacter sp. genomic DNA contains:
- a CDS encoding AAA family ATPase → MLFCGKCGAKLVLLCIKCGFENPEEFAFCGKCGNSLQKTSDTSEIDYKKPESYTPKHLANKILTNRGPIEGERKLVTVLFADVANYTTISERLDPEEVHQVMDGCFKILMEEIHKYEGTINQFTGDGIMALFGAPVAHEDHANRACRAAIIIQKALEQYRKELKIRFDIQFKMRIGINSGLVVVGSIGDDLRMDYTAIGDTTNLASRMESHAKPGTILISEKTRKIVKDFFELKSIGTIEIKGKEKPQKVYQLIRAGDIETRIEASQVKGLTRFVGRKNSMGALIKAFERVKSGSGQVVGIVGEAGVGKSRLLLEMRNMLLQDEFEYVEGRCLQYGNSILYLPILDILKSIFLIKDDNKEFAIKRKINDAITNLSDRFTSLNSSFQDILSLKVDDEEYIKLEPKEKREKVFEAIRDLLIRMSQDKPLVIAVEDLHWIDKTSEEFLTFFIDWLANSQILLILLYRPEYTHQWGSKSFYTKIGVDQLGISSSGDLIKAILEEGEVATELRQLILNRSSGNPLFIEEFTNTLVENGAIEKQENQFALKGNSKDIKVPDTIQGIIAARIDRLEDNLKRTMQVASVIGRDFAFKILQTITGMRTELKAYLLNLQGLEFIYEKNLFPELEYIFKHALTQEVAYNSLLQKRRNEIHEKIGLAIEELYSDRMEEYYEILAYHFSKSSNDKKAVHYLKMSAQKASAKFSHWDAFASLKKAFHILETQIDSPENQKAKIKILKLANMPLFVLGMPDESLWVLDTAIAIAREMENSIDISEFYSLKASYYSHRGDNDRACMYAGNAFEEAKKYQNLDQMVQNACVLSMAHLSTGNFKKISTMVPETIELIEKSKRKLDSFSMPFAPYSTLSSFCGLSMGCIGAFNEGNKYLTSGLGLAYRIKDKLAIGIAELNYGVFYLVKGDWNSALEHFNICVMYAKEVNNLWSQAWCYCVMGYAASMLSNHEEAKMLIKQGLEMYHESGVKFSLPAAYSFSGYAAFESKDYEIAREYLEKAVQLSQTNNEKVIEGRTSIFLGSLICKQDLSQKQDALSIMKKGMKLLKSFEAKPFYSIGHFYLGELFLNTNEPEKAVRHLEKANIFFEEMGMDFWLSRTQKLLSNI, encoded by the coding sequence ATGCTGTTTTGCGGTAAATGCGGTGCAAAATTGGTATTACTTTGTATCAAATGTGGCTTTGAAAACCCCGAAGAATTTGCTTTTTGTGGTAAGTGCGGTAATTCGTTACAGAAAACATCAGATACTTCAGAAATAGACTATAAAAAGCCTGAATCTTATACGCCAAAACATTTAGCCAACAAAATTCTTACAAACCGAGGTCCCATTGAGGGAGAAAGGAAGCTTGTCACTGTTTTATTCGCAGATGTTGCAAACTACACAACAATTTCAGAACGGCTTGATCCGGAAGAAGTCCACCAGGTAATGGATGGATGCTTTAAGATATTGATGGAAGAAATTCACAAATATGAGGGCACTATCAATCAATTTACCGGCGATGGAATTATGGCCCTCTTTGGAGCTCCTGTGGCCCACGAGGATCATGCTAACAGAGCCTGCCGGGCAGCAATCATTATCCAGAAGGCACTTGAGCAATACCGTAAAGAACTAAAAATTAGATTTGATATTCAATTTAAAATGCGGATCGGTATTAACTCAGGTTTAGTCGTTGTGGGTTCTATTGGCGATGACCTACGCATGGACTATACAGCTATCGGTGACACCACAAACCTTGCTTCTCGTATGGAAAGCCATGCGAAGCCGGGAACCATTTTAATATCAGAAAAAACGAGGAAAATAGTAAAAGATTTTTTTGAACTAAAATCCATAGGTACAATTGAAATTAAAGGAAAAGAAAAGCCTCAGAAAGTTTACCAGCTCATTCGAGCTGGAGACATTGAAACCCGCATTGAAGCTTCACAAGTCAAAGGTCTGACCCGTTTTGTCGGCCGAAAAAACTCAATGGGTGCACTTATTAAAGCCTTTGAAAGAGTTAAAAGCGGTTCCGGTCAAGTTGTCGGAATTGTCGGTGAAGCTGGAGTTGGTAAATCAAGATTATTGCTTGAAATGAGAAATATGCTACTCCAGGATGAATTTGAATACGTTGAAGGAAGATGTCTGCAATATGGAAACTCTATCCTTTATCTGCCAATACTGGATATTTTAAAATCGATTTTCCTAATTAAAGATGACAATAAAGAGTTTGCTATTAAAAGAAAAATTAATGATGCGATTACAAATCTCAGTGATCGATTCACCAGTTTAAATTCATCATTTCAGGATATCCTCTCCCTAAAAGTCGATGATGAGGAATATATAAAATTAGAACCCAAAGAAAAACGTGAAAAGGTCTTTGAAGCAATTCGAGATCTTTTAATAAGAATGTCCCAAGACAAACCTCTTGTAATTGCGGTTGAGGATCTTCATTGGATTGATAAAACGTCTGAAGAATTCTTAACCTTTTTCATAGACTGGTTGGCGAATAGTCAAATATTATTGATCCTTCTTTATCGCCCTGAATATACACACCAGTGGGGGAGCAAATCATTTTATACAAAGATTGGTGTCGATCAATTGGGTATTAGTTCAAGCGGGGACTTAATTAAAGCAATATTGGAAGAGGGAGAAGTGGCAACGGAACTTAGACAGCTAATCCTGAATAGATCCTCAGGGAATCCCCTGTTCATAGAAGAATTCACAAACACCCTGGTTGAGAATGGGGCCATTGAAAAACAAGAGAATCAATTTGCCCTAAAAGGGAATTCTAAAGACATAAAAGTTCCAGATACTATCCAAGGAATTATCGCAGCACGAATTGATCGGTTGGAGGATAACCTGAAAAGAACTATGCAGGTCGCATCCGTTATTGGTCGAGATTTTGCTTTCAAGATACTTCAAACAATTACCGGAATGCGAACAGAGCTAAAAGCTTATCTCCTAAATCTTCAAGGGTTAGAGTTTATCTATGAAAAAAATCTTTTCCCTGAACTGGAATATATATTCAAACATGCTTTAACCCAAGAGGTGGCCTACAATAGTTTACTTCAGAAAAGGCGAAATGAAATCCATGAAAAAATCGGATTGGCAATAGAGGAACTTTATTCTGACCGGATGGAAGAATATTATGAGATTTTAGCATATCATTTTTCGAAAAGCAGCAATGATAAAAAGGCAGTCCATTATCTGAAAATGTCTGCCCAAAAAGCTTCAGCAAAATTTTCTCATTGGGATGCTTTTGCTTCATTAAAGAAAGCATTCCACATACTTGAAACACAAATTGACTCCCCGGAAAATCAAAAAGCAAAAATTAAAATTCTAAAGCTTGCAAATATGCCATTATTTGTTCTGGGAATGCCGGATGAATCACTTTGGGTATTAGATACAGCAATAGCAATTGCCAGAGAGATGGAAAATAGTATTGATATATCGGAGTTTTATAGCCTAAAAGCTTCATATTACTCTCATAGGGGAGATAATGATCGTGCCTGCATGTATGCGGGAAATGCCTTCGAGGAGGCAAAAAAATATCAAAATCTTGATCAGATGGTTCAAAATGCTTGCGTCCTCTCTATGGCACATTTATCAACTGGGAATTTTAAGAAAATAAGTACTATGGTACCAGAAACTATTGAACTAATTGAAAAAAGCAAAAGAAAACTTGATTCTTTTTCCATGCCTTTCGCTCCTTATTCAACTCTCTCTTCATTTTGCGGTCTGTCAATGGGTTGTATAGGGGCATTTAACGAAGGAAATAAATATTTAACATCAGGATTGGGACTTGCTTACAGAATTAAAGACAAATTGGCTATTGGCATTGCTGAATTAAACTATGGAGTTTTCTATCTTGTAAAGGGCGATTGGAATTCTGCCCTAGAACATTTTAATATATGTGTCATGTATGCAAAGGAAGTCAATAACCTGTGGAGCCAAGCCTGGTGTTATTGTGTAATGGGATACGCAGCATCTATGCTCAGCAACCATGAAGAAGCTAAGATGCTTATAAAACAAGGGTTGGAAATGTATCATGAAAGCGGTGTGAAATTTTCCTTACCGGCAGCTTATTCTTTTTCTGGTTATGCAGCCTTTGAATCAAAAGATTATGAAATTGCCAGGGAATATTTAGAAAAAGCTGTGCAATTATCTCAAACGAATAATGAAAAAGTTATCGAAGGGCGGACGAGTATTTTCTTGGGCAGTTTAATATGCAAACAAGACCTGTCACAAAAACAAGATGCCTTGAGCATTATGAAAAAAGGAATGAAACTTTTAAAAAGTTTTGAAGCTAAACCATTTTATTCGATTGGACATTTTTATTTAGGAGAGCTTTTCCTGAATACAAATGAACCTGAGAAAGCCGTAAGACATCTTGAAAAAGCCAATATCTTTTTTGAGGAAATGGGAATGGATTTCTGGCTTAGCAGAACACAAAAGCTGCTTTCAAATATTTAG
- a CDS encoding WYL domain-containing protein produces MNVLFPYKPERKCRAPGLERGGASAKLSVFALAREAITRSRVLGFIYTKPGEAPQEREAEPHTLAFKGMGWYLLAHCRRQKDFRIFKLSRMSRANILPQYFTTRQVDPN; encoded by the coding sequence TTGAACGTGTTATTTCCCTACAAGCCTGAAAGAAAATGTCGTGCCCCCGGCCTTGAAAGGGGAGGGGCTTCGGCTAAACTCTCCGTTTTCGCCCTTGCCCGCGAAGCCATTACCCGGTCCAGGGTCCTGGGCTTTATCTATACCAAGCCGGGAGAAGCGCCCCAAGAGCGTGAGGCAGAGCCCCATACCCTGGCATTCAAGGGCATGGGCTGGTATCTTCTGGCCCATTGCCGGCGGCAAAAGGACTTCAGGATATTCAAGCTTTCCCGCATGTCCCGGGCCAATATCCTGCCCCAGTACTTCACCACCAGGCAGGTGGACCCCAATTGA
- a CDS encoding WYL domain-containing protein has translation MELRISRRLKPAMEEHFGPSALAREEGGTGPSRGGPFWRLSATLPLNDWLYGFLLSLGPEAELISPSSLKTELAEKIKKMKKIYSNLT, from the coding sequence ATGGAGCTTCGGATTTCCCGGCGGCTCAAGCCTGCCATGGAGGAGCACTTCGGCCCCTCGGCCCTGGCCCGGGAGGAAGGCGGCACCGGCCCATCCAGGGGCGGCCCCTTCTGGCGGCTTTCAGCCACCCTGCCCCTAAACGACTGGCTCTACGGGTTTCTGCTCAGCCTGGGCCCGGAGGCGGAACTGATTTCCCCCTCCTCCCTCAAAACAGAGCTGGCAGAAAAAATAAAGAAAATGAAAAAAATATATTCAAACCTGACATAG
- a CDS encoding DUF3795 domain-containing protein, giving the protein MTTADKRLVAPCGLFCGACHRYKKEKCPGCRDLARATWCKIPDCAREKGLTTCSGCTQFADVNQCKTFNNLISRFFALIFRSDRKASLARIDAMGRAAYAREMAQKDLMVLTR; this is encoded by the coding sequence ATGACAACAGCAGACAAAAGACTGGTGGCACCCTGCGGGCTGTTCTGCGGGGCCTGCCATAGATATAAAAAGGAAAAATGCCCGGGATGCCGGGATCTGGCCCGGGCCACCTGGTGCAAAATACCCGACTGCGCCCGGGAAAAAGGGCTCACCACCTGCAGCGGCTGCACCCAATTTGCCGATGTCAACCAATGCAAAACCTTCAACAACCTGATTTCCAGATTTTTCGCCCTGATTTTCAGGTCCGACAGAAAGGCATCGCTGGCGCGCATCGACGCCATGGGAAGGGCGGCCTATGCCCGGGAAATGGCCCAAAAGGACCTGATGGTCCTTACCCGGTAA